Within the Drosophila melanogaster chromosome 3R genome, the region ATGCCGAGTTGGTCAACACCACAATGGCCAGCAATACGACGACCATGGAAATGGATGCGGAAACCACAACGTCAAAGGATGCGGAGAGCACAACAGAAGAGCCGGCCACAACAACCACAGAGCCGCCGGCGACGACAACGGCAGAGccaccaaccaccaccacAGAGACTCCAGCGGAAACGGAGGCCACCACAGAAGCACCTGCTGCAACATCGGGTGAAGAGGAGGCCGCTGAGCCCGCTGGTGAGGATGAAGCAGCCGAGTTAGTGTCCGCTTTTGTAGCCGAGGAGGACTCCGAGCCTCTCTTGCGCATCCAGAAGGCTCGAGTCTCCAGATTGCCCACCAGCAAACTACAGGCGCCGCTAAAGCATTCGAATCCAATCACTCCCAAGCCCATTTACCTGCCCAGTGCGCGAACAGTGGccatgccaatgccaatgatGGCTCGCCAGGTGGCGGAGCGAAAGCCACCAGGAACACGGCAAGTAATTTCTATTATAGCGCCATCCGTGCAACCAGCAAACATATCGGTGACTCGCAAGACGAAGACAGCACGATACAAGCGTCATGCGATACCAGCATACAAGGATCTGGATGCAAATCTCTTTCTGACCCTCTTCAATCCGCACACGCATGTCCCGCACCACCCGCTGCACTTTCCGCCGCCAGTGCCCGCTGCCTTTGCACCCATCACGAATGATTTTGAGCCACACTATATCGGAGAGGCGGCCGAGGGAAAGTCCAACTATAACACGGATGTGATCAGCCACGTATTCTACTTGGGCAATCAACAGGTGGTGCACACCACCTTCAAGGTATATAACGCAGTGCTGTACTACAAGTACTTTGAGCACCTGAAGATGAGCGTGCTGGAGTTGGAATTGGACACACCGGAGTACAACCTAATGATCCTGTTGCCCGACTACCACACGGATATTGTTGCAGCCGCCGCCTCCTTGAAACTGGGACCAACCCTTCGACTGATGCGGAAGCAGTTGAAGCCACGCTGGGTGCAAGCCATCATTCCAGATTTCAAGCTGCACGGCACCATGTTTTTGACAAACGACTTGCAGAATGTATGTATTCATTTGTAgagtgcatttttgtgtttttattgaggtgtctttggtttttgtgCTCTCTGTTGCAGATGGGAATGTAAGCATGGGTGTAATAGCTCCAGTTCCTGGCTTCATTTTACTTTCGTTGCAGCTGCGACGTATTCGAACCAAATCGCGCCGATTTCAGGCCCATGACTGAGGAGAAGGGCGTCTACGTGCGACACATTGAGCAATCCATAGACGTCACCATCCGTACGCATCCCATCAATCAGCTGAAGCGTAAGTGTCTCGCATTGCAGCACACCtgaatggaatggagtggAGGCATTGAGCCGCAACGCATTGCGAATGCCCAACCTAATGGTGTTGCAACAGTTGCAGCCTCTGCAACACGAGACAAAGTGCAATAAACACTTCCTTTTACTCTCTAGGCAACTACGGCGCCCAATCGAAGCCCATTCAGATCTCTGTGAATCATCCGTTTCTGTTTTTCATCGTCGATCGCGACTTGGACGTGGCTGTGATGTCGGGCCGCATACTGAATCCGCTGAACGTACGCATCCAATGAAGCACGACGAAGGTCGACTATCGAAAGTGATGAACCCTTTGTTCCCGGTGCCTACTAATACGAGATGTTAGCATTGCTTagattaaaatgtaaatatacgGGGGTGTCACGAGACTCTGGGCAGATGAAATTTGAATGGAAGTAAAGAAACTTCATACTTAAAATtatcattaaattaaacaacatttgttgaatattttatctatataatatttttagaaaacaCATCTCGTGACAACCCATTTA harbors:
- the Spn85F gene encoding serpin 85F, whose amino-acid sequence is MAGLVLLFTWLLVHLLQVDAHYIQIDHEEFRASGFPHPHFPPPPLTPLDHLPQVLAAKELTPAEVMVDLTNDLTHRLLHYHSILNRNNFAFSPTALVSVLVALFEGSAGNTAEELRHVLQLPNNRDVTRVGYRDIHRRLRTYFFGSDNPLKGLSLNKGNVTVLKDFETVLMFYGYDLSVDMLSSTPANLTSDAELVNTTMASNTTTMEMDAETTTSKDAESTTEEPATTTTEPPATTTAEPPTTTTETPAETEATTEAPAATSGEEEAAEPAGEDEAAELVSAFVAEEDSEPLLRIQKARVSRLPTSKLQAPLKHSNPITPKPIYLPSARTVAMPMPMMARQVAERKPPGTRQVISIIAPSVQPANISVTRKTKTARYKRHAIPAYKDLDANLFLTLFNPHTHVPHHPLHFPPPVPAAFAPITNDFEPHYIGEAAEGKSNYNTDVISHVFYLGNQQVVHTTFKVYNAVLYYKYFEHLKMSVLELELDTPEYNLMILLPDYHTDIVAAAASLKLGPTLRLMRKQLKPRWVQAIIPDFKLHGTMFLTNDLQNMGICDVFEPNRADFRPMTEEKGVYVRHIEQSIDVTIRTHPINQLKRNYGAQSKPIQISVNHPFLFFIVDRDLDVAVMSGRILNPLNVRIQ